The segment ATAATCTACTTTTATCATTATACAAAACTGGAACACAGGAATCCACCTTGTGTGGAGGCTGCATACAGTAACAGTGTTAAGCTGCATCACACCTTTTGCAAAACATGAACTTTTTTGGATCTCCGGTTCTTCGACAGCCCTACACCAAACAAGGAGCATACATACAGTCAGTATATATGAGCAATCTAGTGAGCATAAGAACATGAGTTGAACAACAACAAAGACATGAAATAGCCAAAAATGCAATAATCACGAGCGAATGATCCAGAATACATCTCCAATAATGATACAGACGAGTTGCTTTCTCTAAAACTGTTTTTTTTTGCACCCCATAGTTTCATTTATAATCCTACTTGATAGGGACACTTCGTCACCCGCTTCCTTACAAGTGAAACACAAACTGACGCAAACAACGCACACCTTCCTCAGCACCCTTTGAGATCCATATTGTTGCTATATGGAAAATGTCATCTCTTCCCTAACCAATAGTTTCTCATGAAAGGACTTCAAAGAGGACATTCCACTATTTCCAAACTCCACCTCCAAACATTGGAATCAAAGAACATTCCATGCTTCCAAATCCCACctctaaatattgaaaataccAACTGGATTGACTTGTCTATGTAGTCAGGGAAGGATTCTATATAtccttaaaatttctttttctttttcttcaaagaTGACAATTTCCTTGAATGCAAATCCCCAGCTTCAACTACTGCTGATTTCGAGCTTCTTTTTGCTTCTCTTCCAACTGTATGTATAGTTactaaagcaatttaatatgaaattaaatgctgcaaaataattattgttatagttGATTAATTCTTTTAATAGTTAATTTATTGAGAATCTAAAATCAATGTTGCTATTGACCATCATTATTCTGTGACCatgttgaaatttattttcattctatTTCAGTTTAGGTATTGAGTCTATATATAGTCATTATTGTATAACAGGTACTGAAAAGAAATGTTAATCACTCTTCGATTTTATAAAGTactaaattcatatatttaggTAACCTCATATGGTTGATGAATCGTACGCTGCCTATTGCTTTTGATTAAAGCTTTGAAGACCTTAATGCTTTTTTtgcaattttcattttttaaagaacTGATCAAATCCTACCAATATCTCGACCTACAAGGCTATTTCTCTATCCCCCAAGAAACCTCCATAGTTAGATGCAAATCCAATGGTGCCACGGAGGGAGTACCGAAGGAAGGGATAAAGGCTGGTTGGTTATAACATACtgtttgatttggtttggaTACCCATTGGTTAGACGGATTAAACTTCCTCATTCCAAAATATCTAAAGGTTGAAtgtgaaacaaaaattaaaatcgaAGTCctcctcaaaaaaaaaaaagttattgaagTCACCAAAGAACACAAGGACAAAAAGACCAAAAAAGAAAGCTGGAGAAACAGAagctggggggggggggggggaatctAATCTGATTCGGTGACACCGTGCAGACTGACATGACAAACTTTACACCATAAAAAGAAACAGAACTACAGTGACTCATTTCACATCAAAAGACTCTTTTAAATAACTGTGGCGTCCTGATAGCGCGGACTAATTTCACAAGGTACCTTCGACCAGCCCACTTACCAGGTAACTCTGTCTAACAACCCAAGAAATCATCTAGTGTCATTAAATGACTTCTTACAACCAGGGATTGGGGTTTTAACGTGGGTTTATCATTATAAGCTATTATTGCTTGCAGCTAATCTGGCTTTGACATGGTACTGATCTGCGTTGGATCCACTTGATCTAGCAGAAAGTAGTCTTCCCTGTTTCTTACAGGACAAAAGGTAGTTGAGATGGCAAGTGTATGATTAGTGGCCAATGGTTTTGTGTATAAGTGGGGCCATGGGTCAAATTCTACCTGTTTCGCCATCTCCATTGACTGTCATACACCATACACATATGGACGGATTCATTTAAGAGCATTAACTTAATAGCAATATCTTTTCTCAATTGACTGGCCATGCTGACACATAGAGATGTTGAAAAAAACCACTTCCTATAATTTTGACATCCACCTTAGGATCTTTTTTTAATCAGTGTACCTTACCCAAGATTTGTGGGTCAAAACTGACATGGGTGATCTCTCATAGGTCTAGGCAGCAGGCTAGAACCTAAAATGCCTAAATATGAAAACCTCCGGTGTTACATATGGCTAGCAAAGAAAATTAGGAATTTATTATTGCATTTTGTTGGGTAATAAAAGTCAATGTCTTGTCGAATTAGCTTTGACCTTCTTattctcaaaaaagaaaaaagaaaactcaGCGTACAATTGTCACGTTTTGGGCAGTTGATAAAAAGCAAAACCAACTatgtttcattattttattgaaagGAATCAAAAGTTTTACCTCACAAAGCTGGCATGAGGGACATCTCCATGAACTCCAATGGAAGAGATCAGTAGTAAGGGGCATATTAGCAAGAGTACAACACTAAAAACTGCCAAATCTTGTGGCCAATAGGAGTACCTCTATGTTGACCCCACCCATCAAGCTTTCAGGAAGCTTCGGTGATTTTCTTCTTCCCGCAACTTTTCCATGACATCATTTTCCTTGTTCTTTCACCTCCTTCATTTTCACTGGAAAAGTATAGCCTGCACATCACTTTGACATTCGATAGACACTGTTCTTCTCCACCAATGTCTTTCATAGAGCCCTGAGGGCagatatttatttgtaaataaaaaGATCGAATACTATCGTGTAATAATTTACGATTCCAGCTCCCAGCCTCCACAACCCcaagagaaaaagaaatgaatatCAGTAGAATGAGTGATGAAAAGGGGTTATCACATGTTCAGTAACAGTGCACCTTTATACTACGCAAATTCTGCTGGTGAGTGACAATCTATTTGGTTGAATTGGAggaacaacaaaagaaacatcccaactattatttagattttaaatCCAAATGTTATTTGAGCACTAGCAGACCTTTACTTTTACAGATCACTTGGTTGGCATGCTAGTTATGTGGGGAAGAATTGTTTATATGGTGATTAATAATGATGGGGTTGTTAATGCGATCATTAATAGTGAGAAGATTGTTATACATCAATTACTTACTTTAAAAGGGCATTTTGTCTTGAGATAGTTTAATCCCCACATTGTAAATATATGTAATCTTATTCCACATTCTATTccatattaaataataaatgtttcaTACAATTTAATGCACAAATTGTTTagggaaaaaagagaaaaagagagagggATTCATCACCAATATTTGATTGGATCTCTAATGCCGCCAACCAACTTTGTATTAGTTATACTTTGATTAACTTTTTTCATGTGGCCAACCaattaggggtcgtttggtagagtgtattaacaaaaataatacatgCATCGTGTATTAGTAATACCTCATTTGGTACACTTTTTTATGTTATGGATAACTAATGCTCGTATTAGTTATACACTCTATTATGTATTAAGGTGTGCATTACTAATACCATGGATTTCTATGTATTAGTAATGCAAGGGGATCAATGCATGCATTAGCAGGGTTAAAGACTCAACAACacctcaaaattctttttacatgtttttccACCAAAATTATGGAGGATatctttgtaaataaatatttttgtgcaaTGGATTCGATTTTTAATACACCAAACCAAACAATGCAAAAGAAACAATCTATGTATAATTTAGGCAAGTATAACTAATACAAGCATTACTAATACACTCTATTTAGCATCATTTTTTTACACCCTACGAAATGACTCCAAACTGTATTATGTTTTGCGGGGTTTTGTGTTGATATTAATGCTAATTATTGCAATACATCaaccaaaagaaaaacttaGAGCACTATGTCTAAAGTTGTCCACTTCATAGAACATTATCACACACTCAAGTCTCAAGTCATTATAGCCAAATAGCTTAAATGTAGCCCAAGAAGTAGAGATTGAAGCGTGTGACTAAAATGCATTTAACTTACAGCCTTCACAAAACGTTTTTGTCTCTCTCAAGGAAAAGGAATTTTCGAAGATGATCTATTACCTAAATTAAGGGAGTGTACATTCTAGgcatttttttttgatgaagtaataagaaattttaatgtTGGTTTCAAGAAGATGCAGAATAGGTAATGGTATACATATCAGATTTTGGAAGGATAGGTGGCTGGACAATGATGGAGGAATTCCCAAGTCTATTTCAAATAGCATGTGAACCAAATTCTTCCATCTCTCCGAATAGGGAAGACAAACACCTCTAATGTTCTATTCAGAAGGAACCTACAAGACCGGGAAATTGAAGAAGTGGTCAAGTTGCTTTTTAGGCGAGAAGGCCAGGTGATAAATGTCAGGGGAGCAGACAAGTTAAAGTGGAACAGTGACAAGGTAGTAGATACTCGGTGAAAACAGGCTATGCAACTCATATGCTCCTAAGAAGTGCTTGATAACTGGCCAAGGAAGTTGATATGGAAGACTAAGCTCCTAACAAAGATAATATGCTTCAGTTGGAAAGCTCTTCATGAAGCTTGCCTCACTCAAGACAACcttaaaaaaaggaattttcAGATTGCCGGTAGATGTTACATGTctaaaaattcattttcttaaGTTTGTCATGAGTGAGGCAAGCTTCATGGAGGTTGTCCAACTGAACACCCCATAAATTTCTCTATCCTATAGGAAGCACCACGAAAATTCTCTCTTTTGAGAGAAAATATCAGAACAGGCTAATTCATCTGTGTATCTTTTCTTCTCCTATAGTGGAATACTATACAAACacttaaaagtttaaaatgtaAATGGAATTCAATTATCAAGTACCCTGAAACTATTCATACAAACCAGAATGTCTATACCTTTTTGTGGACCACATAAActcttttctccctcaacaaatGAAGCCAGcattcaaataaaaagaaacacaaTAGTCATGGCATACATTCCACACGAAATATAAACAGACAAGTGATCTGAGAACAGATCATTTCAGCAACCATCTATGTCATTATCCTGACTGTTAAATAGGACAACAGAGAATTCGATTGATTAAACAATCATAATTTTCACATTCCACATACAAATTCATGAAAACCTACGTTTTTTAGAACTGCGGTTCCTAACCTCCACATCTCCAGACTCAAATTGTCTAGCAAAATCCTTAGCCATCATAGATGCAGAAGCAGCTTTCTTCTGCAAAGCAACACACTTAGTCTTAGCTGAAGCAATAGCAGCGACCTCCTCACCGTCCCCACTGCttccaccaccaccatcacctACAGGCACTTGTGGGGGCGGAGCAACATTAAGCTTGGGCACCTTAACCTGAATTGTGGCAGGTTGTTTGGCCTTAAGACCCCATGGATCCTTGAGAAACTCCTCAAGTTTAACCACATCACTTAAGAACTCATTTTTACCCTTTGGAAACCCATCTGGGCAGAAGCAGATCTTTCGACTGCACCAAAAAATGCCAAAACACTCAATTGGGTCAGAAAttcaaccaaaaacaaaaaaacaaaaaacacaaAGCCAAGAACCCAATTTCACATCCATCGATAAAGATAGAGATGGATAGCAGATCCTCTAGCTACACCACAAAAACTCCAAAAGCCACATCTAAAAACGCTCAATGGGTCATATAAACCCCAGTAAACAACTTAAAACCATAAAACAAAGAACCCCATTTGGATCCTTGGCGGCTTGGCCTAGataagagagaaagaaagagaaataaacaaaattataaacaaataatacaaaaatagaaGAATGTAGTACCATGTAAATGGGCATGCTGTGTGAAAGGCCATAAGCGAGATGAAAAATTTTGTGTATGAGGAAATTTTCAAAGCTTAAATTGgggaaaagagagagaaagagaaataaaaggGGATGGGCGTGACTTCTGAGGTGTTTGGGGTACACAAGTTTGAAGCAAAATTCACATTTGGCCCATTGAAGTTTTCAAAATGTTGATAGAATCTATGATAGTTTGTATAGTAGTGGcaaaaagtcaaaaaagttaaaaaaggaaaaggttatttattaaaagaaagaagaaactttcagaaaaatatttatggTCACTGAGtagattttcaagatttatttgacCATAAAATTTGAtcagatttttaaatatttttgtggaacAAAATTGTTGAACAATTTCATTCATATATTTCTATGTCATATACATgactttatatatacataaaagatTGTGGAATAGAATCACCTAAATCCCATGAAATTTTGGGATTATACAGattcatatattttacattaaGAGAAAATCAGAGTAATGATATCCAAAATTATCCTAAGATCTTAAAGGATCAGAATATCCTCTTGGAAATCCATCAACACTTCCCCTCGAGCGGGTGAATGGATATCTTCCATTCCTAGCTTGCTTATTAGATCTTGAAACACATTATTTGACAATCCTTCTGTTAAAACATCAGTCACCTGATCTTTTGTAGATACAAATGGCGTACAAATGAGTCCACTATCTAGTTTATCCTTAATGAAATGTCTATCTACCTCAATATGCTTAGTGCAATCATGTTGTACAGGATTATGAGCTATACTTATTGCTGATTTATTGTCACAATATAGTCTTATATGTCCTTCGCATCTTATCTTCAAATCATCAAGGATTATCTTTAACCATAACAACTCACAAACTCCCATAGCGATAGATTGAAACTCAGATTTTGCACTTGATCTAGCAATTACATTTTGTTTTTTACTCCTCAAAGTCACCAGATTCCCTACTAAGAAAGTAAAATATCCTGAACTTGACCTTCGATCCACTAATGAACAAGCATAGTTCACATCAGTATAAGCCTCTAAAATCATGTCTCCTCTTTTGAATAATAATCCTTTTCCTGGACTTCCTTTAAGATATTGTAGAATCTGATTAACAGCTTGAAGATGCCGTTCTCTAGGATCATGCATAAATTGGCTAACAACACTTACAACAAATGCAATGTTCGGCCTTGTATGGGACAGGTAAATCACTACAAGCCTTTGATACAAACCCTTATCAATCATAGGTTCTTCAGGAGCATTACATAATCTATGATTATATTCAATTGGTGTAGCCACTGGTTTACACCCTAATTTTCATGTTTCTTTCAGCAAATCAAGCACATATTTTTGTTGGGAAATAAAGATTCCTTGTTTTGAGTGTGCCAGTTCGATTcctaaaaaatactttaattttccAAGCTCTTTGATGTCAAATTCCTTGAGTAAACACTTCTTGAAATTTTGTATCTCCTTTGAATCATCACCTGTTACAACgatgtcatccacataaaccAACAATGTTGTCACCTTTCCTGTTTTTGAGTGTCGTGTGAACAAGGTGTGGTCTCCTTGACTTTGTCGATACCCTAGCTTGATCATAACTTTTGTAAATCTTCCAAACCATGCACAAGGTGATTGCTTTAATCCATAAGTGTCTTCTTCAATCTACACACCATTCCCTTCTGGCTTTCAAAACCACGTGGCACCTCCATATAGATCTCCTCATCTAAGTCCCCATGTAAAAATGCATTTTTTACATCAAATTGTTGTAACTTCCAATTAAAAACTGCAACCAATGATAATAAGATTCTCACTATATTCATTTTGTCACTACGGCAAAAGTCTCCAAATAATTAATTCCATAGGTTTGTGTATAACCCTTTGCTACCAAACGTGCATTATATATTTCTATGGACCCGTCTAACTTATATTTCACTGTAAACACCCATCACCACCTGACAgaccttttttcttttggtgATTCCACAATATcccaagtttttttttctcccaATGCTTCCATTTCTACCTTCATAGCTTTCTCCCGTTCTTTATTTCCTAATGCTTCAGACAAATTTATGGGATAGGAATTGAGTGGAGGTTACAGAGAAAAGTTTTATGACTTGGGGATAGATTTTGATATGTCTTGGAAAGGCTCAAAGGGTGTTTTTGTTGTGTCCAATATCTGGTTCCTTTTCTGAATGCAATGGGAAGGGCAAGGTCACTAGGTTGGATAAATTCTGCTTCATGCCTGAGGAGATGATTGCAACTACTAGCTTGATCAACTTGTCTCTTTCTTCTGGAATATACCTGCAATGGTAGATTATTTTCTAGAATTCCATTATCTATATTTGGATTAGAAAACTCAATGGGTTCATTTGGATTTAGAGATTGAAACTCAGGTGACCGAACAAATAGTGACTCAAGCAAGAATTTGGCACGACTAGAAATGAACAACTCAAATAGAGGTTCCTCTCCCTTCAATGACTCCCCTAGATAGTAAGAATGATTAAAAAGAGATCCGCTCTCATCAAATGTGACATCCATTCAAACAAAGAATTTTTTAGATGATGGTTGATAATACTTGTAATCTTTTTGAGTAGGAGAATATCCTATGAAAACACACTTAAGAGCACGTGGATCTAATTTGCCTCTATTTTGAGAATGAATATGAACATAGGCAACACTTCCGAAGATTCTAGGAACCAAATTattggaaattttgaaatttggaaaGAAAATCCTAAGAGTATCAATCGAACATTGGAAGTTCAGAATTTTCGATGGCATTCTGTTACTAAGATGTGCAGCAGTTAGGACATCTTACCCCAATACTGTTTTGGCACCTTTTTGTGAAACAATAATGATCTAGTAATGTCAAGTAACAAATCGTTTCTTCTCTCTGCTATCCCATTTTGTTGAAGAGTATTGACACATGAAGATTCATGAATAGTTCCCTCtttttgggagaaaagagaggtTTTCATTACAGTAGTCCTTGACATTGTCAGATCGAAATCTTTTAATTGGCACATCATATTGGGTTTTGATCATATTAAAAAAGGTAGGAAGAATTAGACTGACATCAGATTTTTACTTTAGCAAATAGATCCATGTAACTCTTGTACAATCATCAATGAATGACACAAACCATCTAGCACCAGAAATATTAGGAATGGGAGAGGGTCCCCAAATATCACTATGAATAAGAGAGCATGGAGTTTGACATCTTTTGTGACAAATTGGAAAGGAAATACGTTTGTGTTTTGCAATTTCACAATCATCACAATGAAACGAGTCCAATATCAAATCTTTGAACAAAGATGGTAACATCCTTTTGATTACATAAAGGGAAAGGTGACCTAACCAACAATGATAAAGTCATACTTTCTCTTTATTGGACATGATAGACTCGAAGAAGGATGAACTAGACAAGGAATTCTTAGATATGTATTTGCCATTGTGGAAATCTAAACAATAACTCCACCTGTCTCACTAGCATGCCCAATCATCTCTTTCGTGTTCTGTTCCTGAAATAAGCAATATGAAGGGAAGAAAGTTACTTGGCATTTGGAATCTTTGGTGAGTTTCTGCATAGAAATGAGATTTGCACATAACTTTGGGATATGAAGGACATCTTTTAAGTATGACAGATTTTTCAAGTGGTATGTCTCCTTGACCAGTATCAGTGATAACTGAACCATCAgctatagttatttttttatagctAGGACAAAGGGAATATGATATGAAGAGATAAGAGAGACTGGTCTCGTAACTAGTTACCCCAGAAGCAACCACCCACATTGGAGAAAGTTTGTCTGCGACATTAGTAataaaaaagtaagaaataCCTAGAAAGGCCAATGAACAACTATCTGTTGAAGCTGAATGTTGCAAATCTCTAGTTGAAACTGTAGAGTTATTCTCTACGGTTGCAGAAACATTTTCAGAGACTGGAATGTTTGCGGCAGTACCATTTTCAGACATGGTAGCAAAATGGGATTTTATCAAGATAGGATGAATAAAATTGGTTAGGAATAAGCCTTAAGCCtaaagctctgataccatatggaataaaattgttgaataatcatatatatatataaaagaaaacctTAGACCCGCCTATGTGGCAGCACCACAAACCAAAattcccttttaaatttatttatttccaaaaatagccttctcatttcatgaaaaattgcgacttttatgaagagttgtgactttaatgaagagttgtgacttttatgaagaattacgacttttatgaagagttgcgactttcattaaaagttgcgacttttattaagagatgtgatttttatgaaaggttgtgacttttcGGAAGGTTAcaatttttccaaataattgTAACCTTTCAGAAAGGGTATAATTAATAAACATTTGTGCACGGtacctttgttgtctataaataaatgaattttctctcactttaaaATAACGAAAATTCTAAacctcctcctcttcttcttttttttcttcttcgtcttcttcttctCAACTAAATATTTATGTACATTGTTCCTGTTGAGTGGCTCACTGATGATTGCTTATGTTATAGATCTtggtataatttatttagtcaTTAAATTATGTAAGGATAAATGATAGGAtgtaataaatttcattttctttacattattaatgtttgttacCACGTAATAATCTTGTATGCGagataatatagtgttttatttttaataacaaatagatttaaaatattattttataaattctcTGATATTAAGTTCCCGCGCGAGGCGCGGATATAACTTTACTAGTTTCATTCATATATTTCTATATCATATACATGGTTTTACATGTACATAAGAGATTGTGGAATAGAATCACCTAAATCCCATGAAATCTGGGATCCTACAGaatcatatattttacattaaGAGAAAATCAGAGTAATGATATCCACAATTATCCCAAGATCTTAAAGGATCATATCTTTGATGACAAGAATATCCTCTTGGAAATCCTCTATCAGCCAACaattttcaagttcccaacaaATATCGGTTTTGGAGGACATGGCTTCTTCTCCGAGTTACTAGGTCATGCAATATGCTTCTAGTTCATAGTTACAAGTTATTGTAAGCTCTCTAAGATCTCCTTGAAAGTCCAAGCAGTTACAAGGTCGGCAAAGACTTGCTTGgaaatatattataaagaaaCTAAAGGAGctctttaatgatttttttgaagCAAGGCCGGGACATAAATTAGGAGTAGTACCCACAAGATGAGAAAGAAGGcacaaatcaaaatattgatCATTGAAGAATTGAATTTTGATTCTCATTTCCTATGAGGAAGGGAAAGTTTGAAGAGCTTACATAGTTCATTGTAGGAGTCATGGTCATCAAGTCCAATTCTGCATTTGACATTCACAGGAAGACTTGTATTTGCAGCAATTAAGCACATGGATGCAGCATACAACTTTCCCTGTAGAAGTTGTGCATGTGTCCGAGCAATGATacagaaaaaaatatgtttgatgtATCAAGCAAGGAAATCTAATCCAACGGATCAAGCATGAGAGCACACCACCAGCGACTCTGGGGTTAAGACATCCGCAACTGTTAAATAAACCAGAAAAAGTATcagttataaaattaattacctCATAGCCATATGGAGTTGCCAGTTGTGTCGCTTTGGCCAAATTCTTCAAATTATTTCACCAAATTAGCAGCACTGTAGGATGTTGCTCAAGCCCATATGCCAAGAACCTATCCTGGTATATTAGAAAAATCACATAAATGTCAGATTTCACTGCACGATAGAAACACATAAGGATCAGTCAGTGACAAGCTGCTATTAAAGGTCCAAGCCACAAGCGCAATAACATATCAGTACAAGAAAGTTCCTTTTGAAGATCTACCCaggttaaaataatatatcatctaggTGCCTTCTTTGCCACGTAATTCacaacaaagaaataaatattcCTTTTTTAGGAAACCATCTAACTGGGACAAGGGTCTTAGTTTAGAGAAACGAAAATGACCAACCAATTTGGCTAACTCGGCCCTTGAAAGACTACCCAAAGATTCTATAGTACttgatataataaa is part of the Solanum lycopersicum chromosome 1, SLM_r2.1 genome and harbors:
- the LOC104648602 gene encoding uncharacterized protein isoform X6, whose translation is MAFHTACPFTCRKICFCPDGFPKGKNEFLSDVVKLEEFLKDPWGLKAKQPATIQVKVPKLNVAPPPQVPVGDGGGGSSGDGEEVAAIASAKTKCVALQKKAASASMMAKDFARQFESGDVEGCRRTGDPKKFMFCKRCDAA
- the LOC104648602 gene encoding uncharacterized protein isoform X5 — protein: MAFHTACPFTCRKICFCPDGFPKGKNEFLSDVVKLEEFLKDPWGLKAKQPATIQVKVPKLNVAPPPQVPVGDGGGGSSGDGEEVAAIASAKTKCVALQKKAASASMMAKDFARQFESGDVEVRNRSSKKRLSKNRRSKKVHVLQKV
- the LOC104648602 gene encoding uncharacterized protein isoform X11, whose translation is MAFHTACPFTCRKICFCPDGFPKGKNEFLSDVVKLEEFLKDPWGLKAKQPATIQKKAASASMMAKDFARQFESGDVEVRNRSSKKRLSKNRRSKKVHVLQKV
- the LOC104648602 gene encoding uncharacterized protein isoform X1 — encoded protein: MAFHTACPFTCRKICFCPDGFPKGKNEFLSDVVKLEEFLKDPWGLKAKQPATIQVKVPKLNVAPPPQVPVGDGGGGSSGDGEEVAAIASAKTKCVALQKKAASASMMAKDFARQFESGDVEGSMKDIGGEEQCLSNVKVMCRLYFSSENEGGERTRKMMSWKSCGKKKITEAS
- the LOC104648602 gene encoding uncharacterized protein isoform X8 produces the protein MAFHTACPFTCRKICFCPDGFPKGKNEFLSDVVKLEEFLKDPWGLKAKQPATIQKKAASASMMAKDFARQFESGDVEGSMKDIGGEEQCLSNVKVMCRLYFSSENEGGERTRKMMSWKSCGKKKITEAS
- the LOC104648602 gene encoding uncharacterized protein isoform X2, whose protein sequence is MAMSRKICFCPDGFPKGKNEFLSDVVKLEEFLKDPWGLKAKQPATIQVKVPKLNVAPPPQVPVGDGGGGSSGDGEEVAAIASAKTKCVALQKKAASASMMAKDFARQFESGDVEGSMKDIGGEEQCLSNVKVMCRLYFSSENEGGERTRKMMSWKSCGKKKITEAS
- the LOC104648602 gene encoding uncharacterized protein isoform X7, with protein sequence MAFHTACPFTCRKICFCPDGFPKGKNEFLSDVVKLEEFLKDPWGLKAKQPATIQVKVPKLNVAPPPQVPVGDGGGGSSGDGEEVAAIASAKTKCVALQKKAASASMMAKDFARQFESGDVEVRNRSSKKLKMKEVKEQGK
- the LOC104648602 gene encoding uncharacterized protein isoform X10 is translated as MAFHTACPFTCRKICFCPDGFPKGKNEFLSDVVKLEEFLKDPWGLKAKQPATIQKKAASASMMAKDFARQFESGDVEVRNRSSKKRLYERHWWRRTVSIECQSDVQAILFQ
- the LOC104648602 gene encoding uncharacterized protein isoform X3; this encodes MAFHTACPFTCRKICFCPDGFPKGKNEFLSDVVKLEEFLKDPWGLKAKQPATIQVKVPKLNVAPPPQVPVGDGGGGSSGDGEEVAAIASAKTKCVALQKKAASASMMAKDFARQFESGDVEVRNRSSKKRLYERHWWRRTVSIECQSDVQAILFQ
- the LOC104648602 gene encoding uncharacterized protein isoform X4 is translated as MAMSRKICFCPDGFPKGKNEFLSDVVKLEEFLKDPWGLKAKQPATIQVKVPKLNVAPPPQVPVGDGGGGSSGDGEEVAAIASAKTKCVALQKKAASASMMAKDFARQFESGDVEVRNRSSKKRLYERHWWRRTVSIECQSDVQAILFQ
- the LOC104648602 gene encoding uncharacterized protein isoform X9 produces the protein MAFHTACPFTCRKICFCPDGFPKGKNEFLSDVVKLEEFLKDPWGLKAKQPATIQVKVPKLNVAPPPQVPVGDGGGGSSGDGEEVAAIASAKTKCVALQKKAASASMMAKDFARQFESGDVE